The genomic stretch GGCACCGAGTGTCCCACGCGTGCACAGGACGCGGCACAGCAGCATCCCGGCCCCTGACAAACGGTTGCCGCGATGTGCTGCCACAATGGCGATAAATCTATAATGACGGTAGTATTGATAACGGTAACGCTTCCAGTTGTATCATCAACACTGGCCATGCCACGGGAGTTAATTGCCCTGCAGCTGGTCAGGCATCTTCCCGGCACCTACCGCACCCCCGTGTCAGGagccagccctgtcccagggTCGGGGACAGCCACCCGGCCGGCCAAGGAGGGCTCAAACCGCGCCGGGCACCGTGCCGCTCCGGGGCAAAGCCCACCGCCGAGAAAGGGGCCTCCCGGACGGccagggctttgctgctgctgttgcagggtTCGGTTTTACGTAAGAAACGTACCCTGTTCACACGCTTTGCCTTACCCGATACAGACAAACAGGGTTTCTTACCTGCAGCAGTCAGCGACTCAGCCGGAGCCCGCTTTCTGgagatttcattctgaaaaaaaaatatgtctttccTTTAAGCCACAAAGTCTGCTTGTGTATGGAATCGAGAGGTTGGCGATGCCTccgcagccgggcagggctgTTATGCCACCACGgcagccgggctgcgggcaggggctgctcagCGTGGCGTCGGAGCAGCCCGAGCAAGGCTCCCACCCGCGGCACCGTAACGCCTCCCGGGGTCGGCACCGCTGCGGCCAACACCAACGGCACGGGGGGACGGTAAATGAAGGTCTCGGTGTGGCTTTCATGATCAGAGTCTCTAACGATCTGCTTAAAAGCGCTGCTCCGCGTGCATCGATCCGGGCGGTCAGCCCATCAGGGCTTCCCCTCCGagcatccctccttccccctgcctggctgggaaCCGCCAGCCCCCGGCCAGGCTCCCACCGCTCCCCtccggcagagccgcggggcaGGGGCTCTGGCTGGGCGCGCAGCCCTCCCCAGCAAGACTGCCGGCTTAATTATCGGGAGGGATTTAATTTCAGACCTTTGTCAAGGACAGAGCTCTGGGGTTAATAAAGCAAACCCTGCATTTGCTCAGGTGCTGTTTTCGCAGGGCAAGCCCCTGGTGAAAGAGGCtgcgggagggagctgggcaggagccctGGCGAGAGCGGCAGCCACCGCCAGGTAAGTTAAAATGCAGCTTATTCCGTATTTCACACCGCCAGTCCGTTCACtactttggttttaaatatttccctAAGATCGGAGTGCTACACTTCCTCGACTGTTTTTAATACATGCAATCAGCAACTATGGCAATTAAGAGGCCCAATTAGCATCTGAATCGGTCTTCTCACACAAACCCCCTCTGTAACAGTAGCAAATAAACGGTAACGGAGATGAAGAACCTGCACACAGTCTGCAGCCCCTGCAGGACCAGCCGAGGGGCGTACGGCCCTTGCTGGGACCGTTtcaggggctgcgggagggatTCGCTCCGGCAGGGCTCCCGCACCGGGTTTCCCACAGCGACCTGCCCGTTATTCCCGGGAAGGATTCGGACATGCCCTGCGACCGGCCATGCTCTGGCTTTGGGCAGGAGACCAGGGCAAGGCTGCTCAAAGAAACGCACACCAGGCATCAGATGTTTCccttctgcagagagcaggagtAAATGAGAGCTCCGCTGGCCCCAGATTACCTGCGGCTGCCTAATGAGCCCCCCCAGGGACTCCCTGGGAATCCATCACTTTTGTCAGAAGGTTAAATAAGATTTCAATTAAGTGACACGTCAAATTGCAAGACCTGCTGCTTCGAAACCGCCTCCATTTAGACgagctccgctctggtgagacaaGGCGGCTCGGCGTTTGAAGCCAAACCTCCGGCTGCACGCATACGCCTTGGCATTTAAAGACCGAACCCAactcctccctgccagcctgcgCCGTCCCCTGGCTGTCACACCGCGGGCAGCTGGCACGTCCCCGCCAAGCAGCTCGGAGGGGACCGGCGCGCGCCGACGCCCAGCAGGCACACGCCGCAGAGCAAGCGCAGCCGGGAGAGGCGCTCCCCGCGGAGGTCTTGCAGTTGGCTCCGAACTCGGCGCTGCCCTGGGGGTCTTGCCGCAACTGCCCCGGGACGCGCGGCTGCCGGCCGACCTCGGGAGGGGACGTCGCCCCTTTTGGGGGACGTCCTGCAGCACCTTTTGGGGGAAACGGCTTTCCGAGCCGCTCTCCCGCAGCGCTCGCCCCGCCGGTGCCCAAGCTCGGGGGGCTGCACGTGCACTCACACCTCGCCCCCACCCCGCGGCACCCCGTGCACCCCGCACCCCGTGcacccgccgctgcccggccgagcccccccgTGCAAACCAGGGCAGCACTGCAAAGGGCAGgagagcggggcaggggctgcggggggctgctcccccagACCCCCTCCGGCCAGGGAGCCCCGACCCCGGACACCCCACGCAGCCGCGGGAGAGGTCGAGGCTGCCGCGAAACACCCCTGAGACACAGCGCATGGTTTTCCAGCTGCCCGCAGCAGGGTCAGTGCAACCTATTCAGCCAAGTAACTTCTTGCCAAACTGGAcgattttattgttatttttctcatCGATCTCCCAGCCATTATAGAATCATACACCATCCACACGCAGCCCGCGGCTGGCGGCCCAGCCATCAACCCAGCTCCAGTACCACCACGTCAAGCGTCGCCTCCTTGGTTGTGCCCAGACAGTAATTTGTGACTGCGTGTGTATTAATTTTAGGgaattaattcattttcttgCAACATTAGAGGTTACTTAAATGCTGGCTAATTGCTACCAGTCATTGGAGGGATTCTTGCTCCTGAGTCCTTTCATGGCCTGAATgcaccaaaggaagaaaaaaggaaagaaagaaggaaagaaagaagcccTTTCAAGACCACAGAAAATTGCAAAAGGATGTTTCTTCCAACCTGACATGACAAAATTGAATTCCAAGCTATTTAATGCATGCACGAAACGCCATAGAGAAACCCAGCCCGAGCACTCCATCCATCACGACAGGGGAAGGGGTTTCGTAACACGAGCACTCGCTACGGCACCGACTCAGTGCTTCCAACCCCGGACTTCCAGGCAATTTCGCTGAAATGTAACTACCAGATTAAGGATTCTCACAGACAGGGCTATCGCCAGCATTTCCATGGGACATACAGCTAAGGTAACACTGCGATTATGATCAACATTAACGATGGAGACCTCGGGAAGCCACTGTCCCGGGCGGTGGTGGAAGCCCCGCTCAGTCTGCAGGGGCACCCCGGCCAGGGGCACAgcacggccccctcccctccccgccggggagggagggacgcGGGGGTCCCAGTCCCGCCGTGGACACAGTGGCCTGGCCCGGCCAGTGGCATTTCGGGAGTGAAAAAccagccccgcgggcaggggcacagggagCCATCTGGGTTTGTCCTTAAAAACGGGATTTCACGGGTTACACCGTCACGAGGATGATATCATGCAGCCTGACAAAACGCCCCTGCCCGCCTCAGACCGGCGTGGTTCGTCTGTTGGCCGGGTTGTTGTGCAAAGACTCCTTGAACTCTTTGGGGATGGAGTTATGGACCTGTAAAAAACCGTGGTCCCGCTCCGAGTTGAGCAGCGTCCCCATGGTGACCTTGGAGGGATCCCTGGAGAGGGTGAACATGGAGATGTCGGTGGAGGGGATGGTGCTGAACCCCTTGCTGACGGGTGACATGTCCCGGGACCGGGGCTCGGTGGAGCGGGAGCTGGACCGCCGGCGGAAGCGGTACCTGTAGGGGGGGAGGCGGGTGAAGGCCGACTTCTTCAGCAGCTCTGAGTGGGACTTGGCGCGGATCTGGCGGTGCTTCTCGATGTACATGTGCACGGCGATCACCCCCACCATCTCGGCGATGATGAAGGACAGGGCTCCGAAGTAGAAGGACCAGCCGTAGGAGTAGCTCTTCTTGGAGTCGCTCTGCCCTGGGTCCCCCGCGTTGGCCGAGATGTAGACTATAATCCCGATGATGTTGCTGAGACCTTTAGGGGAGGACGAGAGGGAGAGGGGCTCGCttgagcagcaggagagggacGGGGGACAGCAGCACCCCGATCCCCTCCCGGCAGCGGAGGGACGCGGGCTGGAGGAGCCCGGCCCTTCTCCTGCCCACCACGACCCGCAGGGTGCCCGGCGGGCGGGAAGGGTGCCGGGGACCATGGTCACATCCCCATGGGGCACCGACCCACCTGCCAGCACACTGGGGCCAAAACGCCTCACAGACCTCTGCTGCTGTCCCCGGTATACACCTACATCCACATGCACCCAGGATATACGTATAGTCACCTATactgaaggagcaggaggagcaacCACTATTTTGTTTAGTAAAGGGACATTTCAAGagctggttttgctctgcagagctgctccctaaGCAATGGACTGCAGGAGCCcagccggtgccggggctgcggctggagCAGAGCCAACCCACGGGGCACGGAGGGGATCCCTCCGGCGCGATCCCCGGCTtgccgcggccccgggagcgcACGCAAGCGGGAACGGCTCCGTCTCTTTTCATTTCTGGTGGAGCTCGGAGGCTTTATTTGGGATCCGGGCAGTTTTTGCAGCGCCAGCAGCGCCGCGGGGCTGTgccgcagggctggggagcgGCTGATGTATTCCTAGATTTACTTAATGAATCGATTatgttctttctgttgttttctcatctgcatcagcagctcctgccagccgAAGGAGGGAGAGTAATTTGTCTCTttgtggggagaagaaaaacacaaaatagaGCAGTTCCTTGAGACAAAGACATTGTCATATGATAATCAGTGCAAGCGTTGGGGAACAGCGCACAGAGAAATGAGTAATCCAGAAGGAACGGCCTCTCAAGAGTGATTCTCCTTGTAGGACTGCGGCAGCCCCTCCGCCTGCTGCCCGGGCCCCGCGACCCGAGGCTGGGCGGCGATGGagggcagagcccccccaaacctgccccggGCGGGCGCTCCCCCAGCCGGACGGCCGCACTGCGGGGGCCCCTCGGGCTGCAGCACCCGCAGGGAGACTGCTCGGGCAGAGCGGGGTGGCTGCTGAAAGGGCTGTCCAGCACAGCGACCACTCGCCAGAAACCGCTGCTGGCTTTGCCCTGCCGTGAGGATTTTTCCACCAGGACGGGGCAGCTCACGAACCCCAGAATCCCTCTGTGCCCACAGCCTGGGAGGACCCACAACCTGTCTCCGTCtcccccgtgtcctcccgcgcTTCCACACCGGGAAAGCCGCCCCCTTCCCGTCCCCGCTGGGCAGCTCCTACCTGCAGAGACGAAGAAGATGCCGGCGCTGAGGATGACGTTGTGTTTGCTCTTGTAGAACTCGCTGGCCGCCACGCACAGGCCCCCGAAGAACAGCAGACCCACGCTGAGGATGGGGAAGATGCTGGACGCTCTCACCGCGCCTGTGGGACAGGGAGCGGAGCAGGGTCGGCTCCCGGCATCGCTcctgcggcgggggctgccgACATCTCCCGCAGCAACGCCGGCGCCCGGAAAGAATTGTCGCAATGCCACGCTGGGTTGCTGCCACAAGGGATGGGAGAGACCCGGCACCAGCCCCCCCGTGCATCCTCTGCTTGTCCCCGAGCTGCTCTGCTCCGAGCTGGCTCTGGAGCCCAGCATCAGCCCTGCAAACCCCGTGATTCAGGCCTCCCGtcacaaaaatagtttaaaccctgagcttctttttttctcctctgaggcTATTTCAAGGAATTATTTCCTCCGGTCTTGTCACACAGCCAGCACTAGCCATTTACCTTCCCGTTACCAAACACACCACCCGTGGGCTCAGGCTACGGACGTGACTCTGCAGCCTAGGGACTGCAGAAACCCCCCAGATCTCACCAGGCTGGCGAGGAACAGGACTGCCAACACATGGGCCAGGAACCTGTCCCTTGGGTCCCCAAACTATCGCAGCTGCTTCGAAAGTCAAGAGTTTACTGACTAACACACCTAAGGTGCAACAAAAAAACTTGTTTGCTGATGTAGGGGAGGAACATTGTCAAAATGAACACGAAGCCCAAGACCCCGAGCCCACCACGTGTGATGCCGTGACCATGGCACTGAGCTCCATCCCCAAGGGGCTTAGCTCCGGCAGGGCCCGTCGCTGCACGCTCAGGAGTCACTGACCCAGAGCTACACAAAGAAAGGTCTTTTCTGCCTGGCCTATCAGAAGTTCAGCTTCCAACATGACAGTAAAGAGTAATTAATGCAGCAAATCACTACCTGCTGCACTGAAAATACACTGTGCCTTGGTTTGGGCTCTCATCCCTCTATCAGGACCTttattaaaagcacagaaatacagagaagccCCATTAAAATGCCATTCTGGGGGCTTTAAAatagactttttgttttaaatgtgggagggggtgggagaagAACTTAAACGCTAATCTACTAAAATTGCAAACCAATTCCATTAAGACGTTCCCCTCTTAGATGGGTGAGCAGAGCTGATGGCTCCCTGCAGAGTTAGAAAATGGGGAGTTCGGAGCAACATCTGGAtgagcagcagcggcggcaggcagggctgtgcccggccccggggatCGGGGCTGAGCACAGGGCGATGGGCGCGGGGGGTCACTTCACGCCCGGGGattcctcccagccccagcagctcggAGCCCAGGGATGCCAACGCCTCCGAGGTGCCACGTGTCCCCGCTGCTTACGTTCTTACTCGTCTGGAAATTTAGGTGTTCAAATGAACCTTTTGCCGTGCAGGCTTCACAGCCGTCTGTCACACACGTGCGTGTGTGCCGACGTGCCGGACAGTCAACGTCCGTGCTGCTCCGCGTGTCAGGGTGCGCGTCATTTGCGTCCAGCGTCTGTCACCCTGCGCCTGGGTGCCCCGGCGCTCGCTCGTGCACGTGTCTGCAAAGCGCTCGTGGGATGGTGCCTCTTCTCCGCAGGGTCAGCCTCACCCCAGCGTCAGATCCCCCCACGTAAAAACCCTGCGGGtcctgcccaggggctctgctgGCCCCCGGGAGCAGGAGAACTCTGCTTTTCCCAGGAGAGCCGCCAGCTCCGTTTCCACTCCATCTCCCTGcactcagctgctgctggcagagcgtgCGGCAGACGCTCATCGCGCTCTCCCGGCGAGCGCCGGCAAATCCCGCCTGGCTGCAGAGACTCCGGGAACAGGGAGACCGACACGAACACGGCACCCCTGTGGTGCCGCAGCAGGGACCCGCGGGGTCCCGGTCCAAGGCCATCCTTGCACCCCAACAAGCTcaggctgcacagcagctgcCGGGACCGGCCGCGGGGACAGCAAGTGCCAGACAAACGTGCCGTTAACACTGCTACTGCGGCGTGACGCGGCCACGCTCGGGTAGCCTGGAGGGTCACCGCTGCTGTGCAGGGAGCCTGGGGGGCTGGGACCCACTGGCCACCCGCCAGCAGTGGGGGGGACCCGCTGGGTGAAgttgtgggtgctgggggacggggaggggggtgcCAGCGCAGCATGGGGCAGCGGGGTCCCCAGGGAGCGCGCACAGCTCTGCCGCGCCACGGGAAAGCAGACTCACGGAGGAGATACTCAGCCGTGTCTTGCTCGTAATCCGCATCCTCGGGGAAGTGGTCGATTTTCTTGCACACTCCTCGGAAGGTTCCTGGGGAGACACAAGCCAGGAAACCTTCAACCCCCTCTGTACCGGTGGGGACGCTGCCGGACGCGCGGCGCGGGGCTGGCACGGCAGCAGCCCGGGAGCCGCTCGGGCACTGCTCGGCACGGGGCTGTCAGCGACCCAAGCGCTGCCCCTGGTCCCCGGGGACGGTTTGgtccctggctgctcctgcaccCTCCAAGCACTGCTGGTCCCCTCTGACGGGGCTGCACGTTTATATCTCAAACTGAGTCCTGTCATTAACgtggctgctgagctgggaggagatgcccaagctgccctgctccccccgcagccccacggcagccACGGGCAGAGCCCCTCCGCCCTGCAGCTCccgctcccctctctggctgccCGGTGCTGCCAGGACCCGCCGGCAGCTCGGCGGGGCTCAGCACGGCACTGCCTCTGCCCGGCTGCTGCTGAGCTTCCCCCCCCTCGGGTGCACCCACGGACACGGCAAGGCTCGCCTGGCCCCTGTTTTCTCCAGTGAAGCGGAGGCAAAGCAGGACAGGCGCTTGCTGGCTCCCAGCACCTACCCACCCACCCGGGCAAACCCCTCATCGGTTCTGACAGAGAATCGATGCAGCTGTAAATAAACCCTCCCGGCCTTCGGGTCCCAGCAACGCCTTATTCAGAGGCAGTAGGCAAAGAGCTCCGTGGCTGCAGCCCCGGGCTCGTTCGGGGATCAGGGTCATCTGCTCTCACAGCAAATCCCTGCTGGGGGAGCTGACAACGGCACCGGGGTCACAGCGGCTGCTTGGGCagagcccccgccccggggctccgcaGCACCAAGAGACCAGCCCGGTGCCCCCAGCGTGgctcctctgcccagcccctcGGCCGCGTGGAAGCTTTGATTTACGCTGGCCTACAAATGCAGGGCACAGGCTGCCGCGCAGACGAGGATCCTCAGCACGTTTGCTAAAGTAGCATCTGGGCCGCAGCTTAGCTTCCgagctgggatttttttggaGGCACAGATGAGTTCGTTTAAATGACGACAAAAAGTTTCTAGCCTGCTTACCCTTTCCTGCCACTTCTCAGCCCTGCTTCGTGCCTGGGACacgggcagctggggcagaggccAGAGGAGGGAGAGCGTCACCAAGACCTGTCCGTGCCCCGTTTCCAGCCCGCTTTCACATGTCCCCCACAGCACACGCGTGCACACCCACGCACGACCATGGATAAGCCCCCAGTGCCACGGGCGGGCATCGCAGCTGAGCTCGGCCCGGGCAGGAGTGCCACCCACCCCATGGCACGGTCCCACCGCGAGCCCTGGTCCCACCGGGAGCTCCGCGCATGCCGCCTTCCCCTCCGGCTCGTGGGTCCCCACGGCACAGCTCGGGAGCGGGGGCGAGAGCAGCCCCACTGCCGTGGGCACCGGCAATGCTGCCTGGAAGGCCTGGGGAAAGAGGCAGATGCTCTGGCATCTGCTGGCCTCCCACTtagcatttggggaaaaaaaggctctttttctgtggcttttttcccctcctgcctctgaaGCAAAACAAACGCATTTCGCCTTTAAACGCCTGCCTGTTTGCTTTGGCTTTCTCCTCGCTGCGCTTTCGGGC from Mycteria americana isolate JAX WOST 10 ecotype Jacksonville Zoo and Gardens chromosome 12, USCA_MyAme_1.0, whole genome shotgun sequence encodes the following:
- the CACNG3 gene encoding voltage-dependent calcium channel gamma-3 subunit, with the translated sequence MRMCDRGVQMLITTVGAFAAFSLMTIAVGTDYWLYSRGVCRTKSTSDNDTSRKNEEVMTHSGLWRTCCLEGTFRGVCKKIDHFPEDADYEQDTAEYLLRAVRASSIFPILSVGLLFFGGLCVAASEFYKSKHNVILSAGIFFVSAGLSNIIGIIVYISANAGDPGQSDSKKSYSYGWSFYFGALSFIIAEMVGVIAVHMYIEKHRQIRAKSHSELLKKSAFTRLPPYRYRFRRRSSSRSTEPRSRDMSPVSKGFSTIPSTDISMFTLSRDPSKVTMGTLLNSERDHGFLQVHNSIPKEFKESLHNNPANRRTTPV